A stretch of the Lactuca sativa cultivar Salinas chromosome 9, Lsat_Salinas_v11, whole genome shotgun sequence genome encodes the following:
- the LOC111888117 gene encoding two-pore potassium channel 1, which yields MTPESKTNASPKDSKKPRLTDQAASVKRKRFRRIKSAPLADSFGSDFKKAVASLPRPKSVFDHFYPSYWKIGIVFFAYLVAGMVCFHLARHQISGKKTNSILDALYFTVVTMTSVGYGDLVPASTLTILLACLFVVSGMVIVGVVLSKAADLLVEKQANLLVKAMHMNETIGEAEILKKIKTKSVRHKCITLLVFLLVFMAAGTGILLSVEDLNFINAFYCVVATLTGLGYIDKCFSTTGGRVFALFWILLGTLYVAQLLFTFALLHTERRQRSLVKWVLKRKTTVSDLEAADFDGDGIVVAAEFIVFKLKEMGKINEDDITPIMDEFETLDFDKTGTLTVSDLLFSQSSLPASDVLTARVSF from the exons ATGACACCTGAAAGTAAAACAAATGCTTCACCAAAAGATTCAAAGAAGCCACGTTTAACCGATCAAGCAGCTTCCGTCAAGAGAAAAAGATTCCGGCGAATCAAAAGTGCCCCACTTGCGGATTCTTTTGGTTCCGATTTCAAAAAAGCCGTTGCATCTCTTCCACGACCCAAGTCTGTTTTTGACCATTTTTACCCGAGTTACTGGAAGATAGGTATCGTCTTCTTCGCATATCTAGTTGCAGGTATGGTTTGCTTTCATCTAGCTAGACACCAGATTTCCGGAAAGAAAACAAACAGCATACTCGATGCACTTTACTTCACTGTTGTAACAATGACATCAGTCGGATATGGAGACCTTGTTCCCGCTAGCACTCTCACAATACTTCTCGCTTGTCTTTTTGTTGTCTCGGGGATGGTGATTGTCGGGGTTGTTTTAAGTAAAGCAGCTGATCTTTTAGTCGAGAAACAAGCAAACTTGCTTGTGAAAGCGATGCACATGAATGAAACCATCGGTGAAGCAGAAATCCTTAAAAAGATCAAAACGAAGAGCGTGAGACACAAGTGTATAACCTTGCTTGTGTTCCTTCTTGTATTTATGGCTGCAGGAACAGGAATTTTACTTTCTGTTGAGGATTTGAACTTCATTAATGCGTTCTATTGTGTTGTTGCGACGCTTACTGGACTTGGTTACATAGATAAATGCTTCTCGACAACAGGTGGACGTGTTTTTGCTCTTTTTTGGATCTTGTTAGGTACTCTCTATGTAGCTCAATTGCTGTTTACTTTTGCTTTATTACACACTGAAAGAAGGCAACGATCGTTGGTCAAATGGGTTCTTAAAAGAAAAACAACGGTTTCTGACCTCGAGGCAGCTGATTTTGATGGTGATGGCATCGTTGT AGCTGCTGAGTTCATTGTCTTTAAGCTAAAAGAGATGGGGAAGATCAATGAAGATGATATCACACCCATCATGGATGAGTTTGAGACACTCGATTTTGACAAAACTGGAACGTTAAC